The Mycolicibacterium mucogenicum DSM 44124 genomic sequence GGAGTACCGATCCGAGCAGACGCCAAAGCGATCATCATGGCGCAGAACTTGGTGGCCGCACGATACGTGCAGTTGGCGCCCGCGTACGACGATGCCGGCCCGACAATGTCCGATGGTGCGCAGATCGGCATCGACCGGACAGCGGTGCCTGTGGAATGGGATCAAGTCAAAGACCAGCTCATGCGGTTGGCCACGGACCTAGGGCCGGTCAGCGGCTCCTCTGCGACGTCGCTGAGTCGTTTCATCGACAGCGCCGCGACCGCGATGGACAGCAACGGCGACAAGCTGCACCAAGCGATCAGCCAGCTCTCGGGAATCGGGCGAATCTTGGCGCATGGCAGCGGCAACGTCGTCGACATCATCAAGAATCTGCAGATTTTCGTCTCCGCCCTGCGTGAGAGCAACACCCAAATCGTCGAGTTTCAACAGCATCTCGCGAGCGTCACCAGCGTCGTCAACGGCGCACGAACCGATCTCGATGCCGCCCTGACCAACCTGGCCTCGGCCGTTGGCGAGGTGCGGCGCTTCGTCGCGGGAACGCGCGATCAGACAGTCGAACAGCTGCAGCGGTTGACGAACGTCACGCAGAACCTCGTCGACAACAAACTCAAATTGGAGAATGTGCTGCATGTGGCACCCAACGCCATCGCCAACGGCTACAACATCTACAACCCTGATAGCGGTACGGCGGTCGGCGCGTTCGCGATGTCCAACTTCGCCGACCCGGTATCCGTCGTGTGCTCCGCGATCGCAGCGGTGAAGAATGCCACGGCAGCGGAATCGTCGAAGTTGTGCGCGCAGTATCTCGGCCCGGCGCTGTCTCTGATCAACTTCAATTACCTGCCGTTGCCGACGAATGTCTATCTCCGAAAGGCACCGAGCCCGGAGAATCTGGTCTACACCGATCCCAAACTCGCCCCCGGCGGAAGCGGTTCCCGCACCGAGTCCCCAACCGAGCCCCCGGCGGTGTCGGCCTACACCGGTACCAACGACGTCACCCCTCCCGCCGGGTGGGGCGCGCCGCCGGGCCCCCCAGGGGCTTACGCGCCCAACGGATTACCGGCTGACCCCGCGCCCGCGTTGTTCCCCGGCGCGCCGATCCCACAACCACCCGCCGCGTCCGCACCACAGGCGATCACTGTTCGGGATCTGCTCCTTCCCGCAGAAGCCGCACCGGCTTCCACGGCCACGACACCGGGAGGGACACCATGATCATGCATCGGGCCTTGACCCGCCTCACGGCGCTATCGGCCTGTTCCCTGCTATCGGTCACCGGTTGCGCGTTCCACGGGCTGAACTCGCTGCCGCTGCCGGGCACGGTGGGACGTGGGTCCGACGCCACGATCTATCACGTCGAGCTCGCCAATGTCGGTACCTTGGAAGCTAATTCACCAGTCATGGTCGGCGACGTGATTGTCGGCAGCGTGTCCAAGATGACGGTGCGCAACATGCGTGCCGACGTCGAGGTGTCGGTCAAACCGGGCACCGTGGTCCCGGCGAATGCGGTTGCCACAGTTGGGCAAACCAGTCTGCTCGGGTCCATGCACCTGGCCCTGGACCCACCGCCGGGCCGGCCGTCCGCCGGCCGACTGTCCCCCGGGTCCACCCTGGAGTTGGACCGGACTTCGACATACCCGTCGACGGAGCAGACGTTGTCGTCGCTATCGGTTCTCGTCAACGGAGGCGGGCTGGGCCGGATCGGTGAACTGGTCACCGAGTTCAACGCCGCGCTGAACGGCCGGCAAGACCAGATCCGCGACCTGCTCACCCGCCTCAACAATGTGGTCGGCATCTTCGCCGATCAGCGAGACGACATCAATGCCTCGATTACGGCGCTCACCCGCCTGGCCGACACCCTGTCCGGCCAGAGCGACGTGATCGAACAAGCCCTGCAACGAATCCCGCCCGCACTCGATGTCCTGATCAGAGAACAGCCCCGCATCACAACAGCCCTGGAGAAGTTCGGCGTGTTCAGCACCACTGCCACCACGCTGATCAGAGCCACCCAAGACGACTTGGTCACCAACCTGCGCAACCTCGACCCGACCCTGCGTGCCCTGGCTGACGTCGGACCGAATCTCGGTACCGTCCTGGCGTTCGCGCCGACGTATCCCTACCCGCAGAACTTCATCGACCGCGGTATTCGTGGCGACTACCTGAACGAATTCATCACCTTCGATTTCACGATTCCCCGGCTCAAGCGAGGACTGCTTCTGGGCACCCGCTGGGGACAGGAAGGAGCCCCCTTGGTACCCGCGCCGGGCGACCCCTGGTACGCCAACTACACAAAGGACCCGCTGGGCACATTGCTGACCGCTCCGCCGAAAGCTGTTGCCACCCTGCCGACTCCGGCACCCGCCGCCCCGACCAATCCGAACGGCGGCAGCAACTGATGCTCACCCGCTTGGTACGCATTCAGCTCGGCCTCTTCGCGGCCGCCTCGATCATCGGTATGGCGGTGATGCTGGTCGTCTACCTGCAGGCACCCACCCTGTTGGGACTCGGGCGCATGACGGTCAGTCTGCAGCTGCCGGCCACCGGAGGGCTGTACCGGTTCTCCAACGTCACCTACCGCGGTGTGCAGATCGGCAAGGTCACCGATGTCCGGCCCACCCGTGACGGTGCCGTCGCCACCCTGTCGCTCGACGATGCGTCGAAGATCCCCGCGGACCTGCACGCAGCAGTCCTGAGTGTGTCCGCCGTCGGTGAGCAATATGTCGACCTGCAACCCCGTGATGAAGCAGGCCCCTACCTGCACGACGGGTCGGTCATTCCAGCGGCGAACACGTCCATCCCCCAAGCCGTCGGACCGATGCTCGATCAAGCCAGCGCGCTCATCAACAGCATCCCGAAGGACAAGATCGGTCCACTGCTCGACGAGACATTCAAGGCGTTCAACGGCTCTGGTTACGACGCCGGGTCCCTGTTGGATTCCTCGTCGAAGTTGATCGCCGACGCCAACAGCGTCAGCGAACAGTCTCGAGCACTCATCGATGACGGCAGGCCCTTGCTCGACGGCCAAGCCCAATCCGTCGATGCCATCCGGACCTGGGCCCACAGCGTCGCGGGACTCAGCCGGCAACTGGTCCAGAACGACCCCCAGGTCAGGATGCTCCTCAAAGAGGGCCCGGGCGCAGCGGACGAGGGCTCCCGCCTGTTCAACCAAGTAATGCCCACTCTGCCGATGCTCTTGGCCAACCTGACAAGCCTCGGCCAGGTGGCCGTGACCTATCACCCGTCGCTCGAACAGTTGTTGGTGCTCCTGCCACCTGTGGTGTCGTCCACCCAGTCCTACGGTGCACCCAAGAACAATCCGACGGGCATGGCATTGGGCGATTTCACCCTGAACATCAGCGATCCGCCGGCCTGCACCGTCGGTTTCCTCCCGCCGTCGTCCTGGCGCTCACCGGAAGACACCAGTGACGTCGACACCCCCGACGGGCTGTACTGCAAGCTGCCGCAGGACTCGCCCATCGGTGTCCGTGGCGCACGAAACTATCCATGTATGGGAAATCCGGGAAAGCGTGCTCCCACCGTCGAAATCTGCGACAGCGACAAGCCTTACGAGCCCCTGGCTATGCGCCAGCACGCTCTCGGTCCGTATCCGATCGACCCGAACCTGCTCGCTCAGGGGATTCCGCCGGATTCTCGGGTCGATCACGACAGCACGATCTACGGACCACTCGACGGAACGCCGAGGCCGGCGACGGGTCAACCGCCGGCCGGCGAGGGCGCACCGGACACTCCGCCGCCGCCCTCGGATGGTGCCGCACCAACGCCGGTGGCTCCGAGCGCTTTCATCCCCGAGACTCCGACGGGGCCGTCGGTCGCCGTCGCAACGTATGACCCCGCCACCGGCCGCTACGCCACCCCGGATGGAAAGGTCTACCGCCAGAAGGATCTGGCTCCGCAGAGCGGAGAACGGACCTGGCGGGACCTGTTCACGGCCTGACATGAACGACGTTGGGGCCGGCACGATCAGGACGTGCCGGCCCCATACAGTAAGTACCTGGGTCAGGCGGCCTTGACCAGCTTGAAGGGCATCGTGATGAAGAGAACCCTGCTACTTCCGCACGAGCCGCTGACTCCGGTGGTGGAGTCCTCGCCCATCAGTGTCGACGATGTCAGATCCGCGCCGGCCCCATCAGAGGTAGCCGGGTAGAACCTGAAAACCTGTAGTCCCGGCCCCGAAGTGCCATCTGCGCATGGCTGCCAGTTGTCGACCGTTTTCTTGACGTACCAGACGCCGCTTTTCATGTAGATCGGCGCATTCCATCCCCAGTCGGTGGCGACGGTGCCTGCGCATTCGGTCGGATAACTGCACTCGGTCTTGATCGTCCATTTGCTGCGAATACTCGCCTCGTCGTGATAGATGTCGTTGGTCTTGGCCCACTCACCATTGGACGTTGCGACATAGGTGCCATTGAGACCCCAGTCGTTCGAGGCATCGGCGATGCCACAATCCCACCCCGTCAACAGCCCGACGATCACCGCCGTCGCAGCGATCGATGTCGTTGATATCTGCAAGACCTGCTCCTTTTGCACCGAACCCGTTTAACGCCCGCTGGTAGACCCCAGACGGCGCGAGTCCGACCACTTCGGTTCATCGAAAGATGCTGCCGCACAATCGGTACAGCTACTACTGTCCAACTTTCCGCATGCGGCGACAGGCAAAATCCCGCCAGGCGGTCATCGCCCCCTGGTCAGTCGAGGGGTGTGCCAGGGTTGGGAAGTGCCGTCCGAACCGAACCGCCTGCACCCGCTCGCCGCCATCAGGCGGCGCGCCACCGTTCGAGGCGCAACAACACGTTCAATCGCGCTGGCGAGGTGGACTCGGACAGCAGCCGCGGTACTGGTGATCGGGTTCGGCACAGCAACAGCGCAGCTCGCGCGCGCAGACAGCGACTCGACGTCGCACCGCGTGACGTACACCGTCACCGCCGATCTGGCTACCAACGCGGGCATCTACTACCGCGATGTCCAACCGCCCACCTGGGCCGAATACAGCCACAACCCTTATGAATTCAGCCCGAGAGACGACGTACACCTCGAACCCGGAAAACCCTGGGTTCACGAAGCCACCCTGGACGACCCCGACCAGTGGGCGATGGTCACGGTCACCACAGCCGGTCAGCCATCACAGCCCGGCCAGACGCTGCGCTGCACACTCACCGTCGATGGGCAGGTCGTCAACCGATCGAACGGCGCCAGCGGTGCGCTGTGCTCACTACGAAATTGGTAACTCATCGAGCACCGGTCGGCCGTCAACCGCTGGGCGGGAATCCTTCACCATCCGGACCTCGACCGGATTAGCGTCGAAAACATCATGGCCAGAACGGGAATGGCACCAACGGGCATCAGTACCCACAACCAGCACGGAACCGGAGGTGGATCATGCGGTCACTCAGCCGCGCTGATACCGCGACACAGGCGAACGACCCAGCCACCGCCGCGGAAGACGGCCGGGCACAGCCTGTCGACCCGCGGCTGATCAACCAGGCGGAGGCCGAAGCACTCGCCGCCGAAGAACTTGCCGCAGCAGCGCGCGCACGAGCCGATGGACTTCGCGCGCGGGTAGCCGACTCTGCATCGGATCCCGCTGATGCCGAAGCCGGTACACCGCAGGAGCCGTCGACGGGGCGATGGCGGCGGTTGTGCCGCCCAAAGTTGAAGACGGTATTGGCCACAGTCGCCGTCCTGGCTAGCGTCGCAGCACTTGTGGCAACCGGCTACATGCTCCACTACCACCGTCAGTTCGACAGCGAGGTGCAGCGGAAGGCGGAATTCACTTCCGCCGCCTCGCAGGCGGTCGTCACGCTGATGTCGATCGACGGCACCAAGGCCGAGGACAACGTCCAGCAGATCCTCGCCAATTCCACCGGACCGTTTCGTGATGATTTCCAGGCCGATGCCAAGGATTTCGTCCAGGTCGCCCGCGAGTCCAAAGCGGCGACAAAGGCCACGGTGCGCAGCGCGGCCGTGGAATCGATGACGCCAGATTCTGCTGTGGTCCTCGTGACCGCCGCGACAACGGTGAGCAACACGGCGGGGACCAACCAACAACCACGCAACTGGCGCCTCAGTGTCACCATGATCAGAGACGGAGCGCAGCTCAAGATGTCGAAAGTCGAGTTCGTGCCATGACCACAGGAGCGGCAGCACTCACCGCCGACGACACCACTCCCGAGGACGTCGAAAGTGATCAGCCCGACGAAGCATCCTCGGTCGCTGACGAGCAACACGTCGACGTATCGCGGGACCAAACCGCGTCAAACCCGCGCCGTTCGAAGCCACTGACCCGGCGGCTTACAGACCGGTGGCGGCCCATCGCCGTCACGAGCCTCGTGCTGGCGTGCGCCGGCACCGCAGGAGCGATGTACTTCACCACCTATCGCAGTGACCGCGCCAGCGCCGAGGCCGAAACCCAGGTTGCCAAAGCCGCATCCGAAGGTGCCGTGGCGTTACTGTCCTATGCGCCGGCAAGTTTGGATCACGACCTGGCCGACGCGCGCTCGCACCTCACCGGCGGGTTCCTGACGTACTACAGCCAGTTCGCCGACCAGTTCGTTGCGCCTGCCGCCAAACAGAAAGATATTCATGCCGTCGCATCGGTCGTCCGTGCCGCCACGATCGACGCCCACGCAGACAGC encodes the following:
- a CDS encoding MCE family protein; this translates as MIMHRALTRLTALSACSLLSVTGCAFHGLNSLPLPGTVGRGSDATIYHVELANVGTLEANSPVMVGDVIVGSVSKMTVRNMRADVEVSVKPGTVVPANAVATVGQTSLLGSMHLALDPPPGRPSAGRLSPGSTLELDRTSTYPSTEQTLSSLSVLVNGGGLGRIGELVTEFNAALNGRQDQIRDLLTRLNNVVGIFADQRDDINASITALTRLADTLSGQSDVIEQALQRIPPALDVLIREQPRITTALEKFGVFSTTATTLIRATQDDLVTNLRNLDPTLRALADVGPNLGTVLAFAPTYPYPQNFIDRGIRGDYLNEFITFDFTIPRLKRGLLLGTRWGQEGAPLVPAPGDPWYANYTKDPLGTLLTAPPKAVATLPTPAPAAPTNPNGGSN
- a CDS encoding twin-arginine translocation pathway signal; this translates as MYFTTYRSDRASAEAETQVAKAASEGAVALLSYAPASLDHDLADARSHLTGGFLTYYSQFADQFVAPAAKQKDIHAVASVVRAATIDAHADSAHVLIFLNQTTTSRENPEPTQSASSVNVGLTKIGGVWRISSFDPI
- a CDS encoding MCE family protein; amino-acid sequence: MLTRLVRIQLGLFAAASIIGMAVMLVVYLQAPTLLGLGRMTVSLQLPATGGLYRFSNVTYRGVQIGKVTDVRPTRDGAVATLSLDDASKIPADLHAAVLSVSAVGEQYVDLQPRDEAGPYLHDGSVIPAANTSIPQAVGPMLDQASALINSIPKDKIGPLLDETFKAFNGSGYDAGSLLDSSSKLIADANSVSEQSRALIDDGRPLLDGQAQSVDAIRTWAHSVAGLSRQLVQNDPQVRMLLKEGPGAADEGSRLFNQVMPTLPMLLANLTSLGQVAVTYHPSLEQLLVLLPPVVSSTQSYGAPKNNPTGMALGDFTLNISDPPACTVGFLPPSSWRSPEDTSDVDTPDGLYCKLPQDSPIGVRGARNYPCMGNPGKRAPTVEICDSDKPYEPLAMRQHALGPYPIDPNLLAQGIPPDSRVDHDSTIYGPLDGTPRPATGQPPAGEGAPDTPPPPSDGAAPTPVAPSAFIPETPTGPSVAVATYDPATGRYATPDGKVYRQKDLAPQSGERTWRDLFTA
- a CDS encoding MCE family protein, with the translated sequence MITRHHKPLTRIAAALLVVLALAGGVLLVRQTVFRPTAITAYFTSATAIYPGDEVRVAGVKVGTITSIEPAGSQARLTLAIDHGVPIRADAKAIIMAQNLVAARYVQLAPAYDDAGPTMSDGAQIGIDRTAVPVEWDQVKDQLMRLATDLGPVSGSSATSLSRFIDSAATAMDSNGDKLHQAISQLSGIGRILAHGSGNVVDIIKNLQIFVSALRESNTQIVEFQQHLASVTSVVNGARTDLDAALTNLASAVGEVRRFVAGTRDQTVEQLQRLTNVTQNLVDNKLKLENVLHVAPNAIANGYNIYNPDSGTAVGAFAMSNFADPVSVVCSAIAAVKNATAAESSKLCAQYLGPALSLINFNYLPLPTNVYLRKAPSPENLVYTDPKLAPGGSGSRTESPTEPPAVSAYTGTNDVTPPAGWGAPPGPPGAYAPNGLPADPAPALFPGAPIPQPPAASAPQAITVRDLLLPAEAAPASTATTPGGTP